The following are encoded together in the Glycine soja cultivar W05 chromosome 5, ASM419377v2, whole genome shotgun sequence genome:
- the LOC114412096 gene encoding 40S ribosomal protein S13, which produces MGRMHSRGKGISSSALPYKRTPPSWLKISSQDVEENICKFAKKGLTPSQIGVILRDSHGIAQVNSVTGSKILRILKAHGLAPEIPEDLYHLIKKAVSIRKHLERNRKDKDSKFRLILVESRIHRLARYYKKTKKLPPVWKYESTTASTLVA; this is translated from the exons ATGGGTCGTATGCACAGCCGCGG TAAGGGTATATCCTCTTCTGCTTTGCCCTACAAAAGGACACCTCCTAGCTGGCTCAAGATCTCTTCGCAAGAT GTCGAAGAAAATATCTGCAAGTTTGCGAAGAAAGGTTTGACCCCGTCTCAGATTGGTGTCATTCTCAGAGATTCTCACGGTATTGCTCAGGTCAATAGCGTCACTGGCAGCAAAATCCTTCGCATCCTCAAAGCTCACG GACTTGCGCCTGAAATTCCAGAGGACCTGTACCATTTGATTAAGAAGGCAGTTTCAATTAGGAAGCATCTTGAGAGGAACAGGAAGGACAAGGACTCCAAGTTCAGGTTGATTCTTGTTGAGAGCAGAATCCACCGACTTGCTCGCTATTACAAGAAGACTAAGAAGCTCCCACCAGTCTGGAAGTA cgaatcAACAACTGCTAGCACTCTGGTTGCTTAG
- the LOC114412098 gene encoding 40S ribosomal protein S13 → MGRMHSRGKGISSSALPYKRTPPSWLKISSQDVEENICKFAKKGLTPSQIGVILRDSHGIAQVNSVTGSKILRILKAHGLAPEIPEDLYHLIKKAVSIRKHLERNRKDKDSKFRLILVESRIHRLARYYKKTKKLPPVWKYESTTASTLVA, encoded by the exons ATGGGTCGTATGCACAGCCGCGG TAAGGGTATATCCTCTTCTGCTTTGCCCTACAAAAGGACACCTCCTAGCTGGCTCAAGATCTCTTCGCAAGAT GTCGAAGAAAATATCTGCAAGTTTGCGAAGAAAGGTTTGACCCCGTCTCAGATTGGTGTCATTCTCAGAGATTCTCACGGTATTGCTCAGGTCAATAGCGTCACTGGCAGCAAAATCCTTCGCATCCTCAAAGCTCACG GACTTGCGCCTGAAATTCCAGAGGATCTGTACCATTTGATTAAGAAGGCAGTTTCAATTAGGAAGCATCTTGAGAGGAACAGGAAGGACAAGGACTCCAAGTTCAGGTTGATTCTTGTTGAGAGCAGAATCCACCGACTTGCTCGCTATTACAAGAAGACTAAGAAGCTCCCACCAGTCTGGAAGTA cgaatcAACAACTGCTAGCACTCTGGTTGCTTAG
- the LOC114412099 gene encoding maspardin-like codes for MKGVFSAPGDYVHFKSQVPLHKIPIGTKQWRYYDFGPKAVPPLICLPGTAGTADVYYKQIMSLSMKGYRVISVDIPRVWNNTEWIQAFEKFLDAIDVHHIHLYGTSLGGFLAQLFAQQRPRRVRSLVLSNTFLETRSFSAAMPWAPIVSWTPSFLLKRYVLTGIRDGPHEPFIADSVDFVVSQVETLSREDLASRLSLTTDAASVGPLLLSDSFITIMDTNDYCAIPQQLKDQLGERYPEARRAYLKTGGDFPFLSRPDEVNLHLQLHLRRVGVEARPDLVHNVPKGDIGGSHSKENNQDDSDKSHKDDRGGSENPPAKYEINPTCPESSGSGNLDKQPLDSSKRCHLDHELTLYAFPGGFTREKRIVPPGTPLHFVWEYIVLFCLLRHVSCLYIIWNYSLEFRQVV; via the exons ATGAAAGGCGTCTTTTCGGCGCCCGGTGATTACGTTCACTTCAAGTCTCAAGTCCCTCTTCACAAAATCCCA ATTGGCACTAAGCAGTGGCGGTATTACGATTTCGGTCCGAAAGCTGTGCCTCCCCTTATATGCCTTCCTGGAACCGCAGGAACTGCTGATGTATATTATAAACAGATCATGTCATTGTCTATGAAG GGTTACCGTGTCATATCTGTTGACATACCTCGTGTATGGAATAATACTGAGTGGATTCAAGCATTTGAAAAGTTCTTGGATGCTATTGATGTACACCAT ATACATCTTTATGGTACGTCACTTGGTGGTTTCCTAGCACAACTCTTTGCTCAGCAACGTCCTAGAAGAGTTCGATCGTTAGTTCTATCAAACACATTTTTGGAGACACGGAGTTTCTCTGCTGCAATGCCATGGGCACCCAT TGTTAGTTggactccttcttttttgcTGAAGCGATATGTCTTAACAGGAATTCGTGATGGTCCCCATGAACCATTTATTGCAGATTCAGTGGACTTTGTTGTTTCTCAG GTAGAAACCCTCTCTAGAGAAGACTTGGCCTCCAGATTGTCGCTGACAACTGATGCTGCTTCAGTGGGACCTCTTCTTCTTTCAGATTCATTTATCACTATAATGGAT ACTAATGACTACTGTGCAATTCCTCAACAACTTAAAGATCAACTGGGTGAAAGGTATCCTGAGGCAAGGCGTGCATATTTAAAAACAGGGGgagattttccttttctttcaagACCGGATGAAGTTAACTTGCATCTTCAG TTGCACCTTAGGCGTGTTGGTGTGGAAGCTCGGCCAGATTTGGTTCACAACGTACCTAAAGGTGATATTGGAGGAAGCCATAGCAAAGAAAATAACCAAGATGACTCTGACAAGTCTCATAAGGATGATAGAGGAGGGTCAGAAAATCCACCTGCTAAATATGAGATAAATCCTACTTGCCCAGAAAGCTCGGGATCCGGTAATTTAGACAAGCAGCCCCTCGATAGTTCAAAACGTTGCCATTTGGATCATGAGCTCACCTTATATGCCTTTCCTGGTGGATTCACAAGGGAAAAGCGCATTGTGCCTCCAGGAACTCCTTTACATTTCGTGTGGGAATATATTGTTCTTTTTTGTCTTCTTCGTCACGTCAGTTGTCTATACATTATATGGAACTATTCTTTGGAATTTAGGCAAGTTGTGTAA
- the LOC114412101 gene encoding protein NSP-INTERACTING KINASE 2-like isoform X1, whose protein sequence is MSFLHLFFHLFLLVAFIPQIVHGNAELRALMDLKSSLDPKDKLLGSWTSDGDPCSGSFLGVVCNEHNKVANISLPGRGLSGRVSPAVAELKCLSGLYLHYNLLSGDIPGEIANLKELLDLYLNFNNLSGTIPSDIGNMTSLQVLQLGYNQLEGTIPEELGSLKQLNVISLQHNKLTGEIPQSLGHLEKLRKLYLSYNNFSGTIPVKLADVANLEVLDIQNNHLSGTIPSALQRLREGFQGANNRDLCGDDFSALKTCNKDRIFGVSQISAPNISIYRNPPITFPKPVNAHLHCNQTHCSKSRSFLLLVIAASVTTTVITLISSGIFIFVRYRRQRQKVRNPSDYSEGQHSPYQPKEFYRSSSPLVNLEHYYTGWDSLADGHNESGLSLEYLNRFRFNIDEIESASGHLSEANLLSKSKFSAVYKGILRDGSLVAIRSISVTCCKAEEGEFLKGLSLLTSLRHENIVKMRGFCCSRSRGEWFFVCDFATRGNLSQYLDKEDGSAHVIEWSKRVSIIRGIAKGIGYLHSNEASKPTIVHQNISVEKVILDHEFNPLITDAGLPKLLADDVVFSALKASAAMGYLAPEYLTTGRFTEKSDIYAFGVIVLQVLSGKVLMGGTIRVAVEAFRFEDFVDTNLKGDYSKSEAAILSKLAIQCTLEVPEQRPTMVEVIQELTMLPNPSHSS, encoded by the exons ATGAGTTTCCTTCATctcttctttcatctctttttgTTGGTTGCATTTATTCCACAGATAGTTCATGGAAATGCAGAACTAAGAGCTCTGATGGACTTGAAATCTTCTTTGGACCCAAAAGACAAGCTCCTTGGTTCGTGGACCAGTGATGGTGATCCATGCAGTGGTTCGTTCTTAGGAGTTGTGTGCAACGAGCACAACAAAGTGGCTAATATATCATTGCCAGGAAGAGGTCTTTCTGGCCGTGTCTCTCCTGCTGTGGCTGAACTCAAATGCTTGTCAGGTTTATACTTGCATTACAACCTGCTCTCTGGGGACATACCAGGAGAGATTGCAAATCTTAAAGAATTGCTCGATCTTTATCTCAACTTTAATAATCTATCTGGAACCATTCCTTCTGATATCGGGAACATGACTAGCCTCCAAG TGCTGCAGTTAGGCTATAACCAGCTAGAGGGGACCATACCTGAGGAACTGGGTTCATTGAAGCAGCTTAATGTTATTTCTTTGCAACATAACAAATTAACTGGTGAAATTCCTCAAAGCTTGGGTCACTTGGAGAAGCTAAGGAAGCTATATTTGAGCTATAACAACTTCAGTGGCACAATTCCTGTAAAACTAGCTGATGTTGCAAACTTGGAAGTTCTAGATATTCAAAACAATCATCTTTCAGGAACTATTCCTTCTG catTGCAGAGATTAAGGGAAGGATTCCAAGGTGCAAACAACCGAGATCTATGTGGAGATGACTTTTCTGCTTTGAAAACTTGCAACAAAGATAGAATATTTGGCGTTAGTCAGATTAGTGCCCCAAATATATCCATATACAGAAATCCTCCAATAACATTCCCGAAGCCTGTAAATGCCCACTTGCATTGTAACCAGACCCATTGCTCAAAGTCAAGaagctttcttcttcttgtcaTTGCAGCAAGTGTTACAACTACTGTTATCACATTAATAAGTTCTGGAATTTTCATATTTGTCAGATACCGGCGCCAAAGGCAGAAGGTTAGGAACCCATCAGATTATTCTGAAGGCCAACATAGTCCTTACCAGCCTAAAGAGTTCTACAGAAGTTCATCTCCACTTGTTAATCTTGAGCATTATTATACTGGTTGGGATTCATTGGCTGATGGTCATAATGAGAGTGGATTATCCCTTGAATATTTGAACCGTTTTAGATTTAATATTGATGAGATTGAATCAGCATCAGGGCACCTTTCTGAGGCCAATTTATTGAGTAAGAGCAAATTCTCAGCTGTCTATAAAGGAATTCTTAGAGACGGTTCTCTTGTGGCTATTAGGAGTATTAGTGTGACTTGCTGCAAAGCCGAGGAAGGTGAATTTTTGAAGGGTTTGAGCCTGTTAACCTCACTGAGACATGAAAATATTGTTAAGATGAGAGGCTTCTGTTGCTCAAGGAGTAGAGGTGAATGGTTTTTTGTCTGTGACTTTGCCACTAGGGGTAATCTGTCTCAATATCTTGACAAGGAAGATGGAAGTGCCCATGTAATTGAATGGTCCAAGAGAGTTTCTATTATCAGGGGCATTGCAAAAG GTATTGGTTATTTGCACAGCAATGAAGCAAGCAAGCCTACAATAGTACACCAAAACATTTCAGTAGAAAAAGTTATTCTAGACCATGAATTTAACCCCTTGATCACAGATGCCGGCCTCCCTAAGCTTCTTGCAGATGATGTTGTCTTCTCAGCTCTTAAAGCAAGTGCTGCCATGGGATATCTAGCTCCCGAATACCTTACCACTGGACGCTTTACTGAGAAGAGTgacatatatgcatttggggttaTTGTTCTTCAAGTTCTATCCGGAAAGGTATTGATGGGGGGTACAATCCGGGTGGCAGTTGAAGCTTTCAGATTTGAAGATTTTGTTGACACAAATCTGAAGGGAGATTATTCTAAATCTGAAGCCGCAATTCTTTCAAAGCTTGCAATTCAGTGCACTCTTGAAGTGCCAGAGCAAAGACCAACCATGGTGGAGGTGATTCAAGAGCTGACCATGCTTCCTAATCCTTCACATTCTTCATAA
- the LOC114412101 gene encoding protein NSP-INTERACTING KINASE 2-like isoform X2 has translation MSFLHLFFHLFLLVAFIPQIVHGNAELRALMDLKSSLDPKDKLLGSWTSDGDPCSGSFLGVVCNEHNKVANISLPGRGLSGRVSPAVAELKCLSGLYLHYNLLSGDIPGEIANLKELLDLYLNFNNLSGTIPSDIGNMTSLQVLQLGYNQLEGTIPEELGSLKQLNVISLQHNKLTGEIPQSLGHLEKLRKLYLSYNNFSGTIPVKLADVANLEVLDIQNNHLSGTIPSALQRLREGFQGANNRDLCGDDFSALKTCNKDRIFGVSQISAPNISIYRNPPITFPKPVNAHLHCNQTHCSKSRSFLLLVIAASVTTTVITLISSGIFIFVRYRRQRQKVRNPSDYSEGQHSPYQPKEFYRSSSPLVNLEHYYTGWDSLADGHNESGLSLEYLNRFRFNIDEIESASGHLSEANLLSKSKFSAVYKGILRDGSLVAIRSISVTCCKAEEGEFLKGLSLLTSLRHENIVKMRGFCCSRSRGEWFFVCDFATRGNLSQYLDKEDGSAHVIEWSKRVSIIRGIAKG, from the exons ATGAGTTTCCTTCATctcttctttcatctctttttgTTGGTTGCATTTATTCCACAGATAGTTCATGGAAATGCAGAACTAAGAGCTCTGATGGACTTGAAATCTTCTTTGGACCCAAAAGACAAGCTCCTTGGTTCGTGGACCAGTGATGGTGATCCATGCAGTGGTTCGTTCTTAGGAGTTGTGTGCAACGAGCACAACAAAGTGGCTAATATATCATTGCCAGGAAGAGGTCTTTCTGGCCGTGTCTCTCCTGCTGTGGCTGAACTCAAATGCTTGTCAGGTTTATACTTGCATTACAACCTGCTCTCTGGGGACATACCAGGAGAGATTGCAAATCTTAAAGAATTGCTCGATCTTTATCTCAACTTTAATAATCTATCTGGAACCATTCCTTCTGATATCGGGAACATGACTAGCCTCCAAG TGCTGCAGTTAGGCTATAACCAGCTAGAGGGGACCATACCTGAGGAACTGGGTTCATTGAAGCAGCTTAATGTTATTTCTTTGCAACATAACAAATTAACTGGTGAAATTCCTCAAAGCTTGGGTCACTTGGAGAAGCTAAGGAAGCTATATTTGAGCTATAACAACTTCAGTGGCACAATTCCTGTAAAACTAGCTGATGTTGCAAACTTGGAAGTTCTAGATATTCAAAACAATCATCTTTCAGGAACTATTCCTTCTG catTGCAGAGATTAAGGGAAGGATTCCAAGGTGCAAACAACCGAGATCTATGTGGAGATGACTTTTCTGCTTTGAAAACTTGCAACAAAGATAGAATATTTGGCGTTAGTCAGATTAGTGCCCCAAATATATCCATATACAGAAATCCTCCAATAACATTCCCGAAGCCTGTAAATGCCCACTTGCATTGTAACCAGACCCATTGCTCAAAGTCAAGaagctttcttcttcttgtcaTTGCAGCAAGTGTTACAACTACTGTTATCACATTAATAAGTTCTGGAATTTTCATATTTGTCAGATACCGGCGCCAAAGGCAGAAGGTTAGGAACCCATCAGATTATTCTGAAGGCCAACATAGTCCTTACCAGCCTAAAGAGTTCTACAGAAGTTCATCTCCACTTGTTAATCTTGAGCATTATTATACTGGTTGGGATTCATTGGCTGATGGTCATAATGAGAGTGGATTATCCCTTGAATATTTGAACCGTTTTAGATTTAATATTGATGAGATTGAATCAGCATCAGGGCACCTTTCTGAGGCCAATTTATTGAGTAAGAGCAAATTCTCAGCTGTCTATAAAGGAATTCTTAGAGACGGTTCTCTTGTGGCTATTAGGAGTATTAGTGTGACTTGCTGCAAAGCCGAGGAAGGTGAATTTTTGAAGGGTTTGAGCCTGTTAACCTCACTGAGACATGAAAATATTGTTAAGATGAGAGGCTTCTGTTGCTCAAGGAGTAGAGGTGAATGGTTTTTTGTCTGTGACTTTGCCACTAGGGGTAATCTGTCTCAATATCTTGACAAGGAAGATGGAAGTGCCCATGTAATTGAATGGTCCAAGAGAGTTTCTATTATCAGGGGCATTGCAAAAGGTTAG